Proteins co-encoded in one Campylobacter jejuni genomic window:
- the fliF gene encoding flagellar basal-body MS-ring/collar protein FliF: MDFKNMLHQIGQLYQNLTRKQRIVIAASIVVVVGFLVFLALFRGSGSNANNGYAVLVENVSPSSSAAIVAKLEQNNIPYKLESENKILVPQDQVYRQRMFIASEGLIKDSRVGFEAFDTQAFGATNEEQKVKYQRAIEGELARTIETLEPIRSAVVHIAFPKDSVFTERQIPPTASVVVNVREGLKLTRKQIDGIKNIVSAAVPKLTKENVKISDQSGVPLDEQEAYEDDLVRAQIKFKSDQEKALEDKIIENLAPFAGGMDKVKVSVNIDFDFSKQESQSEIYDPNPIVRSEQTLNEERTGRKDPEIQGVPGAVSNIGPVEGLDNKGQIDTYKKNQVTTNNELSKTITNTKKQFATVLRTSAAVTIDGKYQDVVDENGDVKSEYVPLTKEELASVESIVKNTINFSATRGDSVVVQNLPFHRESIRVESKVKTFYNRFVEPFIPPVKYFIAAILLFIFYKKVIAPFTQKMLEDVAAQEEMQQDPNAVLDDAEDALEKFNAARKKVEEQLGFGDNFNEDSIQYEVLLEKLRGLVSDKGEEIAALLQNLIQNDSEFGEKDM; the protein is encoded by the coding sequence ATGGATTTTAAAAATATGCTTCATCAAATTGGGCAACTTTATCAAAATTTAACTCGCAAGCAGCGTATAGTGATTGCTGCATCTATTGTAGTAGTGGTTGGGTTTTTGGTTTTTTTAGCTTTATTTCGTGGAAGTGGTAGTAATGCAAATAATGGATATGCAGTTTTAGTTGAAAATGTAAGCCCAAGTTCTTCTGCTGCAATTGTAGCTAAACTTGAACAAAATAATATTCCCTATAAATTAGAAAGTGAAAATAAAATTTTAGTTCCACAAGATCAGGTTTATCGTCAAAGAATGTTTATTGCAAGTGAAGGTCTTATAAAAGATAGTCGCGTGGGTTTTGAAGCTTTTGATACTCAAGCTTTTGGAGCTACAAATGAAGAGCAAAAGGTAAAATACCAAAGAGCCATAGAAGGCGAACTTGCAAGAACTATTGAGACTTTAGAACCTATTCGTAGCGCTGTTGTACACATAGCATTTCCTAAAGATAGTGTTTTTACTGAAAGGCAAATTCCGCCTACAGCTTCAGTTGTTGTTAATGTTCGCGAAGGCTTAAAGCTTACTAGAAAACAAATTGATGGTATAAAAAATATTGTTTCAGCGGCAGTTCCAAAACTTACTAAAGAAAATGTTAAGATTAGTGATCAAAGTGGTGTGCCTTTAGATGAGCAAGAAGCATATGAAGATGACTTGGTTCGTGCGCAAATTAAATTTAAAAGTGATCAAGAAAAAGCTTTAGAAGATAAGATTATAGAAAATTTAGCTCCTTTTGCAGGTGGTATGGATAAAGTAAAAGTGAGTGTAAATATAGATTTTGATTTTTCCAAGCAAGAATCTCAAAGTGAAATTTATGATCCAAATCCTATAGTGCGTAGTGAGCAAACTTTAAACGAGGAAAGAACAGGTAGAAAAGATCCAGAAATTCAGGGTGTTCCAGGTGCTGTTTCTAATATAGGTCCTGTTGAAGGACTTGACAATAAAGGTCAAATTGACACTTATAAAAAAAATCAAGTTACTACAAATAATGAACTTTCTAAAACTATCACAAATACAAAAAAACAATTTGCAACAGTTTTACGCACTTCAGCAGCTGTCACTATAGATGGAAAATATCAAGATGTGGTTGATGAAAATGGGGATGTGAAAAGCGAATATGTTCCATTGACTAAAGAAGAGCTTGCAAGTGTTGAGAGTATAGTTAAAAATACTATTAATTTTAGCGCTACTAGAGGTGATAGTGTTGTAGTGCAAAATTTACCATTTCATCGTGAGTCGATTAGAGTTGAGAGTAAAGTTAAAACTTTTTACAATCGTTTTGTTGAGCCATTTATTCCACCAGTTAAGTATTTTATTGCAGCGATTTTACTTTTTATTTTTTACAAAAAAGTTATTGCTCCATTTACTCAAAAAATGCTTGAAGATGTCGCAGCGCAAGAAGAAATGCAGCAAGATCCAAATGCTGTTTTAGATGATGCTGAAGATGCTTTGGAGAAATTTAATGCAGCAAGGAAAAAAGTTGAAGAACAACTTGGTTTTGGGGATAATTTTAATGAAGATTCTATTCAATATGAGGTTTTACTTGAAAAATTGCGTGGTTTAGTAAGTGATAAAGGCGAGGAAATTGCAGCACTTTTACAAAACTTAATTCAAAATGATAGTGAATTTGGCGAAAAGGATATGTGA
- the pth gene encoding aminoacyl-tRNA hydrolase, with amino-acid sequence MILVVGLGNIGVEYENTRHNVGFMLIDLLLKESNFTNLTNSKFKGELFKIGSSLLLLKPSTYMNNSGLSVKAVNDFYKCERMIVIHDDIDINLGALRFKKGGSSGGHNGLKSIDTLCGNDYERVRIGVGKGENVISHVLGKFKPEEEITLSKVLEHTKKALLELIENDDLSAISSKYGLKA; translated from the coding sequence ATGATTTTAGTCGTAGGGCTTGGCAATATAGGCGTAGAGTATGAAAATACCCGTCATAATGTCGGTTTTATGCTAATTGACTTGCTTTTAAAAGAAAGCAATTTTACAAATCTTACAAACTCTAAATTTAAAGGAGAACTTTTTAAAATAGGTTCTTCTTTACTTCTTCTTAAACCTAGCACTTATATGAATAATTCAGGACTTAGTGTAAAAGCAGTGAATGATTTTTATAAATGCGAAAGAATGATAGTTATCCATGATGATATAGATATAAATTTAGGAGCCTTGCGCTTTAAAAAAGGCGGTTCAAGTGGTGGACATAATGGGCTTAAAAGCATAGATACTTTATGTGGAAATGATTATGAAAGAGTGCGTATAGGAGTGGGAAAGGGTGAAAATGTGATTTCCCATGTTTTAGGTAAATTTAAACCCGAAGAAGAAATAACCTTAAGCAAAGTTTTAGAGCATACAAAAAAAGCTTTGCTTGAGCTTATTGAAAATGATGATTTGTCTGCTATATCATCTAAATACGGCCTAAAGGCTTAA
- the lysA gene encoding diaminopimelate decarboxylase yields MDYKQLKQEFNTPFYIYNFDFIKECFLNLKEAFKARKSQIFYAVKANSNLSLLQMLANLDSGFDCVSIGEVKRALKAGAKAYKIIFSGVGKTKEELRQALEYDILYINLESEAEMMLLESVAKELNLKARISIRVNPNVDAKTHPYISTGLNENKFGVEIDIARKMYLYAKNSSFLEPVGVHFHIGSQLLDISPIHEAAAIVAKLVRELKALQIDLKFFDIGGGLGVAYEKDECEPDLYNYAQGILAQLHGLDLTVGMEPGRYLVAKSGEFVCSVLYEKQNKTKRFVVVDGAMNDLIRPSLYEAYHEIILPYNQAQESLCDVVGGICESGDFFAKARSLPSTQSGDIMVIKNTGAYGFSMSSNYNTRNKVCELALEEGQVRLIRQRENFEDQIVLEEKFLKA; encoded by the coding sequence ATGGATTATAAACAATTAAAGCAAGAATTTAATACTCCTTTTTATATTTACAATTTTGATTTCATAAAAGAGTGTTTTTTAAATCTCAAAGAGGCTTTTAAGGCTAGAAAATCTCAAATTTTTTACGCTGTAAAAGCCAATTCAAATTTAAGTTTGTTGCAAATGCTTGCAAATTTAGATAGTGGATTTGATTGTGTAAGTATAGGCGAGGTAAAGCGTGCCTTAAAAGCAGGAGCAAAAGCTTATAAGATTATTTTTAGTGGAGTAGGAAAAACCAAAGAAGAGTTAAGACAAGCTTTAGAATATGATATTTTATATATTAACCTTGAAAGCGAAGCTGAAATGATGCTTTTAGAAAGTGTGGCTAAAGAACTTAATCTAAAGGCAAGAATCAGTATTCGTGTTAATCCAAATGTTGATGCAAAAACTCATCCTTATATTTCTACAGGATTAAATGAAAATAAATTTGGTGTTGAAATTGATATAGCAAGAAAAATGTATCTTTATGCAAAAAATTCATCTTTTTTAGAGCCTGTTGGAGTACATTTTCATATAGGTTCGCAACTTTTAGATATTTCTCCTATTCATGAAGCAGCAGCCATTGTCGCAAAACTTGTAAGAGAGTTAAAAGCCTTGCAAATCGATCTTAAATTTTTTGATATAGGCGGTGGTTTGGGTGTGGCTTATGAAAAAGATGAGTGCGAACCTGATCTTTATAATTATGCACAAGGTATATTAGCACAACTTCATGGGCTTGATTTAACCGTAGGAATGGAGCCTGGAAGGTATTTAGTTGCTAAAAGTGGAGAATTTGTTTGTTCAGTGCTTTATGAAAAACAAAATAAAACCAAGCGTTTTGTTGTAGTAGATGGAGCGATGAATGATCTTATACGTCCAAGTTTATACGAGGCTTATCATGAAATAATCTTACCTTATAATCAAGCCCAAGAGAGTTTATGTGATGTTGTAGGTGGAATTTGTGAGAGTGGAGACTTTTTTGCTAAAGCAAGGTCTTTACCTAGCACTCAAAGTGGCGATATAATGGTTATTAAAAATACTGGAGCTTATGGTTTTAGCATGAGCAGTAATTACAACACTCGTAATAAAGTTTGCGAATTAGCTCTTGAAGAAGGACAGGTAAGATTGATCCGTCAAAGAGAAAATTTTGAAGATCAAATCGTTTTAGAAGAGAAATTTTTAAAGGCTTAA
- a CDS encoding HAD-IIA family hydrolase, with translation MFFLDVQGTLISDHDKSLIHGAKELIDFLNAKNLPYLIITNNTKKLDFLEKLQQKGLVIKENAYIDPFSVLKHILRPCKVAAFGADEFVKSLENLGFELDFVNPSAVLVASYDDFKFKDFASMIELARREVRFIAMHETSIYKKEGRPYPGVGSIMAMLKNAIDFEYEVVGKPSIAFYKEALNLIRKQNSKIDFEDIKIISDDFRGDLLKAKELGMKTLLVLSGKISDTKGLDTDLLDGVYPSVFEFLKELKCQI, from the coding sequence ATGTTTTTTTTAGATGTTCAAGGGACTTTAATTTCTGATCATGACAAGAGTTTAATCCATGGTGCTAAAGAATTGATCGATTTTTTAAATGCAAAAAATCTTCCTTATCTTATCATTACTAACAATACAAAAAAACTTGATTTTTTAGAAAAATTACAGCAAAAAGGATTGGTTATAAAAGAAAATGCTTATATTGATCCTTTTAGCGTTTTAAAACATATTTTAAGACCTTGTAAAGTTGCGGCTTTTGGTGCAGATGAGTTTGTAAAAAGTCTTGAAAATCTTGGTTTTGAACTCGATTTTGTAAATCCTAGTGCTGTACTTGTAGCTAGTTATGATGATTTTAAATTTAAAGATTTTGCTAGTATGATAGAATTGGCTAGAAGAGAAGTTAGATTTATAGCTATGCACGAAACTAGTATTTATAAAAAAGAAGGTAGGCCTTATCCTGGTGTAGGTAGCATTATGGCTATGCTTAAAAATGCTATTGATTTTGAATACGAGGTTGTGGGTAAGCCTAGCATTGCTTTTTATAAAGAAGCTTTAAATTTGATAAGAAAACAAAATTCAAAAATCGATTTTGAAGATATTAAAATCATTAGTGATGATTTTAGAGGAGACTTGCTTAAGGCAAAAGAACTTGGCATGAAAACCTTGCTGGTTTTAAGCGGAAAGATAAGCGACACAAAAGGGCTTGATACGGATTTGCTTGATGGAGTTTATCCTAGTGTTTTTGAGTTTTTAAAGGAGCTAAAATGCCAAATTTAG
- the fliH gene encoding flagellar assembly protein FliH: MVNRSNVISGGASDQHVVEGYRFKVISEFDNHTGEKKHTQTPDEENANISLNDEKPVEENQAIAPTQAIMETQIPTFQPSFVEDLLKKTDEMSSNIIKLQMQIESQENEFNNRLNSELENAKEKFAKEGYEKAKEEFQKELSDFKDKYLKSIAKLDNACENLENFIEKNEKELADTAIDIAKEVILKELELNSSKIAYALAKDLIGELKGASAIELKVNAEDYEYLKEQFDQNAHIKISLDDAISKGSVVIISDAGNIESNLNSRLTKIKKMVNNE, translated from the coding sequence ATGGTTAATCGTAGCAATGTAATTTCTGGTGGGGCTTCTGATCAGCATGTTGTTGAAGGATATCGTTTTAAAGTTATTTCAGAATTTGATAATCATACAGGTGAAAAAAAACATACTCAAACTCCAGATGAAGAAAATGCTAATATATCTTTAAATGACGAAAAACCAGTCGAAGAAAATCAAGCCATTGCCCCTACGCAAGCTATTATGGAAACTCAAATTCCAACATTTCAACCAAGCTTTGTTGAAGATTTGCTTAAAAAAACAGATGAAATGTCAAGCAATATTATTAAACTTCAAATGCAAATAGAAAGCCAAGAGAATGAATTTAATAACCGCTTAAATTCAGAACTTGAAAATGCTAAAGAAAAATTTGCCAAAGAAGGTTATGAGAAAGCAAAAGAAGAATTTCAAAAGGAATTGAGTGATTTTAAAGATAAGTATTTAAAAAGTATAGCCAAACTCGATAATGCTTGCGAAAATCTTGAAAATTTCATAGAAAAAAATGAGAAAGAATTAGCAGATACTGCTATAGATATCGCTAAAGAAGTAATCTTAAAAGAACTTGAACTAAATTCAAGTAAGATAGCTTATGCTTTGGCTAAAGATTTAATCGGCGAGCTTAAGGGTGCTAGTGCAATTGAGCTTAAGGTTAATGCAGAGGATTATGAGTATTTAAAAGAGCAATTTGATCAGAATGCTCACATTAAAATAAGTCTTGATGATGCAATTAGCAAAGGAAGTGTTGTTATTATAAGTGACGCAGGTAATATAGAATCCAATCTTAACTCTCGTCTAACTAAAATTAAAAAAATGGTGAATAATGAGTAA
- a CDS encoding LptF/LptG family permease, translating into MWIFFRFISGIYLKNFFIIFFSLLGFYCGIDLLLNFKDLPKAANLDLLYIMFLSFSAVPYVLPISLIFALVVSLISMIRANEFVSLYALGLSRNYVILFPFLWALFFCCIYIGLNFTSFAYANDYKRNILKNGTIMNQSGEVFLKFNNNFVYISKINNGQNSAQNIKIFNINDLNLSSFVSAKNAHFEGESWILRDGNITLLPKNYELANDGLKIQDFSELKSLEGFKPKIIEGVASNSDYSISDALESFELFKAQNVNTDALKINLYKFVFTPFFAPFLMLIMYYFFPVIARFFNLAIVTFIAFVVTLMIWGVLFLLTRLSENSVIASEIGIVVPIIILGCLSAYMYYKHR; encoded by the coding sequence ATGTGGATATTTTTTCGTTTTATTTCAGGGATTTATTTAAAAAATTTTTTTATTATATTTTTTTCTTTACTTGGTTTTTATTGCGGTATTGATTTGCTCTTAAATTTTAAAGATCTACCAAAAGCCGCAAATCTTGATTTGCTTTATATTATGTTTTTATCTTTCTCGGCAGTACCTTATGTATTACCCATTTCTTTGATTTTTGCCTTGGTAGTTTCTTTGATTTCCATGATCAGAGCAAATGAATTTGTAAGTCTTTATGCGTTAGGACTGAGCAGAAATTATGTTATTTTATTTCCTTTTTTATGGGCTTTATTTTTTTGTTGTATTTATATAGGATTGAATTTTACTTCTTTTGCTTATGCAAATGATTATAAGAGAAATATTTTAAAAAATGGTACTATTATGAATCAAAGTGGAGAAGTATTTTTGAAATTTAACAATAATTTTGTTTATATTTCAAAGATAAACAATGGACAAAATAGTGCTCAAAATATAAAAATTTTTAATATTAATGATTTAAATTTAAGCTCTTTTGTAAGTGCTAAAAATGCCCATTTTGAAGGTGAAAGTTGGATTTTGCGAGATGGCAATATTACATTATTACCTAAAAATTATGAACTTGCTAATGATGGTTTAAAGATACAAGATTTCTCCGAGCTTAAATCACTTGAGGGTTTTAAACCAAAGATTATAGAAGGGGTTGCTAGTAATAGTGATTATTCAATATCTGACGCACTTGAAAGTTTTGAGCTTTTTAAGGCACAAAATGTCAATACAGATGCTCTTAAAATCAATCTTTATAAATTTGTTTTTACTCCTTTTTTTGCACCATTTTTAATGCTTATTATGTATTATTTTTTTCCTGTAATAGCAAGATTTTTTAATCTTGCTATTGTAACTTTTATAGCTTTTGTAGTGACTTTGATGATTTGGGGAGTCTTGTTTTTGCTTACTAGATTAAGCGAAAATAGTGTGATTGCAAGTGAAATTGGCATTGTAGTGCCTATTATAATTTTGGGTTGTTTAAGTGCTTATATGTATTATAAGCATCGATAA
- the fliG gene encoding flagellar motor switch protein FliG, giving the protein MIKLSEEQKMVYDDLSMPEKVAIFLIQLGEDATTSVFSHMEIDVITEISRYIAMAKNVDRSVATAVLEEFYTLLQSNQYIKSGGLEYAKEILFRTFGPEIANKILEKLTKSMENNQNFAYLAQIKPQQLADFITKEHPQTIALILAHMDSIHAAETLEYFSDELRAEVVIRMANLGDISPSIIKRVSAVLESKLESLTSYKVEVGGPRAVAEVLNRLGQKASKSTITYIEQSDERLAETIKELMFTFDDIQKLSTQAIREILKVADKRDLMIGLKGASEELKQKFLANMSTRASEAFLEEMGFLGAVRVKDVEDAQRKVVEVVQKLAEQGLVQTGDADEMIE; this is encoded by the coding sequence ATGATAAAGCTAAGTGAAGAACAAAAAATGGTCTACGATGATTTATCGATGCCTGAGAAGGTAGCGATATTTCTTATACAACTTGGCGAAGATGCAACAACTTCTGTGTTTTCACATATGGAAATTGATGTAATTACAGAAATTTCACGTTATATTGCTATGGCTAAAAATGTTGATAGATCGGTAGCTACTGCAGTTTTAGAAGAATTTTACACTCTGCTTCAATCAAATCAATATATTAAAAGTGGTGGTTTGGAATATGCTAAAGAAATACTTTTTCGTACTTTTGGGCCAGAGATTGCAAATAAAATTCTTGAAAAACTCACTAAAAGTATGGAGAATAATCAAAATTTTGCTTATTTGGCGCAAATTAAACCACAGCAACTTGCAGACTTTATTACCAAAGAGCACCCACAAACCATCGCTCTTATTTTGGCACACATGGATTCTATTCATGCGGCAGAAACTTTAGAGTATTTTAGTGATGAATTAAGGGCTGAGGTGGTTATAAGAATGGCAAATCTTGGCGATATTTCTCCAAGTATTATTAAAAGAGTTTCTGCAGTGCTAGAAAGCAAGCTTGAAAGTCTTACCTCTTATAAGGTTGAAGTGGGCGGTCCAAGAGCGGTAGCAGAAGTGCTTAATCGTTTGGGTCAAAAAGCAAGCAAATCAACCATTACTTATATTGAACAAAGTGATGAACGCTTAGCAGAGACTATTAAAGAGCTTATGTTTACTTTCGATGATATACAAAAACTTAGCACTCAAGCTATAAGAGAAATTTTAAAAGTAGCCGATAAGCGTGATTTAATGATAGGTTTAAAAGGTGCAAGTGAAGAGTTAAAGCAAAAATTCTTAGCCAATATGTCTACGCGTGCAAGCGAAGCTTTTCTTGAAGAAATGGGTTTTTTGGGTGCTGTGCGTGTTAAAGATGTTGAAGATGCACAAAGAAAGGTTGTTGAAGTGGTGCAAAAACTTGCAGAACAAGGTCTTGTTCAAACAGGCGATGCGGATGAAATGATAGAGTAG
- the pheA gene encoding prephenate dehydratase — protein MPNLEEFRNKIDTVDDKILELLNERMTYVKSIGELKQSSGGAIYRPERERAIINRLKNANLGLLDQNAIEAIYQEIFAVSRNLEMPQIIAYLGPEGTYTYQAARSRFGAMSRYIALANIEDVFKELSNKEAKYGVVPIENNTEGAVGITLDCLGKYNELKIFGEIYMDIHHSFVGINENLKEIKRIYSHPQGYNQCRKFLESHELSAIEFVPSKSTANAAYLASQDKYAAAICSKIAAKLYNVPVLFDKIEDNAANKTRFLILSDIKNPKMPNCKTSILAHTAHRPGGLSFLLEQFKKENINLTKLESRPVKSKEFLHSFYIDFEGHIDDENVKKALKDIQEIVWLGSYLSGEKDEI, from the coding sequence ATGCCAAATTTAGAAGAATTTAGAAATAAAATCGATACGGTTGATGATAAAATTTTAGAACTTTTAAATGAAAGAATGACTTATGTTAAAAGTATAGGTGAGCTTAAACAAAGCAGTGGGGGAGCTATTTATCGTCCTGAACGTGAAAGAGCCATTATCAATCGTTTAAAAAATGCAAATTTAGGACTTTTAGATCAAAATGCCATAGAGGCAATCTATCAAGAAATTTTTGCGGTTTCAAGAAATTTAGAAATGCCTCAAATTATAGCTTATTTAGGGCCTGAGGGAACTTATACTTATCAAGCAGCAAGAAGTCGTTTTGGTGCGATGAGTCGTTATATAGCCTTGGCTAATATCGAAGATGTTTTTAAAGAGTTAAGCAACAAAGAAGCAAAATACGGTGTTGTACCTATAGAAAATAATACCGAAGGTGCAGTAGGTATTACTTTAGATTGTCTAGGTAAGTATAATGAGCTTAAAATTTTTGGTGAAATTTATATGGATATTCATCATTCTTTTGTGGGGATTAATGAAAATTTAAAAGAAATCAAACGCATTTATTCGCATCCGCAAGGTTATAATCAATGTCGTAAATTTTTAGAAAGTCATGAACTTAGTGCTATAGAATTTGTTCCTTCAAAATCTACAGCTAATGCGGCTTATTTAGCTTCACAAGATAAATATGCGGCAGCAATTTGCTCTAAAATAGCGGCTAAGCTTTATAATGTGCCTGTACTTTTTGATAAAATAGAAGATAATGCAGCCAATAAAACAAGATTTTTAATTTTAAGTGATATTAAAAATCCTAAAATGCCAAATTGTAAAACTTCTATTTTAGCACACACAGCACATAGACCTGGTGGGCTTAGTTTTTTATTAGAGCAGTTTAAAAAAGAAAATATTAATCTTACTAAGCTTGAATCTCGTCCTGTAAAATCAAAAGAATTTTTACACAGTTTTTACATAGATTTTGAAGGGCATATTGATGATGAAAATGTAAAAAAAGCTTTAAAAGATATACAAGAGATTGTTTGGCTTGGATCTTATTTATCAGGAGAAAAAGATGAAATTTAA
- the hisC gene encoding histidinol-phosphate transaminase: MKFNEFLNHLSNYEPGKDIEVIAKEYGVKEVIKLASNENPFGTPPKAIECLRQNANKAHLYPDDSMIELKSTLAQKYKVQNENIIIGAGSDQVIEFAIHAKLNSKNAFLQAGVTFAMYEIYAKQCSAKCYKTQSITHNLDEFKKLYETHKDEIKLIFLCLPNNPLGECLDASEVTKFIKGVEEDCLVVIDAAYNEFASFKDSKKHLKPCELIKEFNNVLYLGTFSKLYGLGGLRIGYGIANANIISAFYKLRAPFNVSNLALKAAIAAINDDEFTKKTLENNFSQMQLYKEFAKKYGIKIIDSYTNFITYFFDEKNSTDLSEKLLKKGIIIRNLKSYGLNAIRITIGTSYENKKFFTEFDKILR; encoded by the coding sequence ATGAAATTTAATGAATTTTTAAATCATTTAAGCAATTATGAACCCGGAAAAGATATAGAAGTTATTGCCAAAGAATATGGCGTTAAAGAAGTGATAAAATTAGCAAGCAATGAAAATCCTTTTGGTACGCCGCCAAAAGCCATAGAGTGTTTAAGACAAAATGCAAACAAAGCTCATCTTTACCCTGATGATAGTATGATAGAACTTAAAAGCACATTGGCTCAAAAATACAAAGTTCAAAATGAAAATATTATCATTGGTGCAGGTAGTGATCAAGTGATTGAATTTGCTATACATGCTAAGTTAAATTCTAAAAATGCTTTTTTACAAGCTGGAGTTACCTTTGCTATGTATGAAATTTATGCCAAACAATGCAGTGCAAAGTGTTATAAAACTCAAAGCATTACTCATAATTTAGATGAGTTTAAAAAACTTTATGAAACGCACAAAGATGAAATTAAACTTATTTTCTTATGCTTACCAAATAATCCTTTAGGCGAGTGTTTGGATGCAAGTGAAGTGACCAAGTTTATTAAAGGTGTGGAGGAGGATTGTTTAGTTGTGATTGATGCAGCTTATAATGAATTTGCAAGTTTTAAAGATAGTAAAAAACATTTAAAACCTTGCGAATTGATTAAAGAATTTAACAATGTACTTTATTTAGGAACTTTTTCTAAACTTTATGGATTAGGAGGCTTACGCATTGGTTATGGTATAGCTAATGCTAATATTATTAGTGCATTTTACAAGCTTCGTGCGCCTTTTAATGTGAGCAATCTTGCTTTAAAAGCAGCAATTGCAGCAATAAATGATGATGAATTTACTAAAAAAACTTTAGAGAATAATTTTTCTCAAATGCAGCTTTATAAAGAATTTGCTAAAAAATATGGTATTAAAATCATTGATAGTTATACAAATTTCATCACTTATTTTTTTGATGAAAAAAATAGTACAGATTTGTCTGAAAAATTGCTTAAAAAGGGTATAATAATAAGAAATTTAAAAAGCTATGGTTTAAATGCTATACGCATTACTATAGGAACATCTTATGAAAATAAAAAATTTTTTACAGAATTTGATAAGATTTTAAGATAG